In the genome of Denticeps clupeoides chromosome 13, fDenClu1.1, whole genome shotgun sequence, one region contains:
- the LOC114802526 gene encoding protein KIAA0100-like isoform X1, whose product MYFIIASCSRNWCWDVQDGGWGGEACTVIPCCVYKCASSTCPRCLVRRWVVRLFHGRLKAELQIKSVGLFSVTGVSVQFGQQHTLEIDKIWVSSRLLDPDLPRYVALCVGEVRVRFDLQEPVNPRLPQSREGASPHLSQHTLRLLSQLLSLHVDSVNVMVLNLALTESLWHMTTSGLTLLLHHHGDRLAWDFTLSQLSSKVLRSSQVDTCLAEVSVGVALSGDVSLPERRLGRVELCVRTLLAELHEGLFLSQLHVQSTHTDAGEPDQPCPARTRLQLQHWVPQKLGVEFDNTNITLSLHSQKRHLNWTLKSLKLGYERDDGRPPLQTLRPALTLPHCSLQVLLEDGLLLSQSRQRIVCLNMLKTVLQVTSVNVSAAVTLNTCIIHYRHQEFSHWLQLFPWEQLKKEKAADANRFLPQLHVPVMLHSSVSNVSLSVQLGDTPPFALGFLSTSADLQHVLEPPSQTEDGDAPARRLQASLSLDHFWWRVGQGSHIQQAPHPPGKHVWGEALILDSFTLQGDNSPQSESPAPWPCVKAECGLKGLQVEVSETCARCLSRLLSLFAPNGCRASVQAPPHIDSTPSPGSTPSAPWVFDVEFSLEDANLFSLSNVAGAVATRVDSVHGRGSGDGSDLRVQGMALSVVKVLTDSMEPCCPAAQTPQPVASLTSLCVKFQPSAPRLEVQCDDALSVRWTPADHMFLYHHLSEGRSCWTILSEPEDPCDSGGVSMVLQVELRSVVFTAFVSERNFIQLQVDSVSVSHRGPELRAAAPHLVINFDGNDIFTFCQADLQALDQAEELSRHRSNFPFLASLQNRAWIFTLPSVAVEFPYQYNFSDTFDQAINVQKWLKTLHRGGGTPEAQRLPPDLLLRINQFSFVFLDDVFEIKLRDNYELMKDESKESAKRLQLLDRKVAELRKQHGELLPARKIEELYTSLERKHIEIYIQRSRRLYANTPMRKSLLTWTAADLELAVLADRSLHGPERVHQQLRDIDGVSPFPRDGLPLVAQWCRAVRVQLSSFLVRIRDYPRYLFEIREWTLSGRMMGTEQDGHPRARRRQVVQLGAPWGDVTLLRNIPPLKFYYDLRSTVSLYTIVWGPCWDPAWTLIGQVVDLLTKPTVDPSPPLAWWDKSRLLLHGRWVMDIEQANLHQLATEDPYNTTENLHWEWIHLNFEWNPGQFVFKGDMDVNVRTASKYDDICFLHLPNLWMTLDLQWLCHGNPHDHHAVMLCCGENVADVTSGQPHDSYRAFRSENLNLSITMDLKQHSNAEPCLPKILLYSSTLRWMQNFWATWTSVSRPICRGKLFHSLRPVKKKLGQHYKQLSYTASFPQLQVHYWASFAQQRGVQLECSKGQVFTRGAQRLVPQAGTVMRRLISEWNVTQMVSDLSLVTVHLMASTWDETADHQINAQVKKTHLLSLSSLSYQRQSNRTEEEVSTKDESNASYTHRLCLVDLRASWTATNRNIAFGLYDGYKKAAVLKRNLSTEALKGLRIDTQLQMKKLKRSMSAYVPSHTPTATPTPVTTPITSRADRSEGSSMLQKLIEETDKFVVFSEEESGVSDQLCGIAACQTDDVYNRNWFIELVNGQMMLRGTETGGCVLVSAAKAQLLQNEHHPAWYSDSLKQKTTWTCLLDGMQYFATMESGPSEQEDWQLWLEVKNIEEQRQRPLDSVLELMESGQAVGGMVSTTTDWNVPSQVQETQQVQRIISRCSCRMYYISYSHDIDPELATQIKPPEIRHHREKEDLLKKQAGAVDTFTLIHHDLEISTNPVQYTMILDIVNNLLLHVEPKRKEHSEKKQRVRFQLEISSNPEEQRSSILHLQESVRQHVAQIRRLEKQIYSNIRSQLDEQRSNELTDINLQLQNQLNQEKIDLQLKSEELNILIRCFKDFQLQRANKLELRKPPEDVSVVRCTEIYFAQARWCLTEEDGQLGIAELELQRFMYSKLNKSDDTAEHLLELGWFTMNNLLPNAAYKVVLRPQSPCQSGRQLALRIFSKVRPPVGGISVKEHFEVNVVPLTIQLQYQFFRRMMGFFFPGRNVEEEEVGDEEDKFRLVTTGIPVVKPRQLSDDAIAGLGAGKGGSQGLNRTAGVRRSFRKAPEHPVDDIDKMKERAAMNNSFIYIKIPQVPLCVSYKAEKSGVDWKDLTLVLPCLEYHNNTWTWLDFAMAVKRDSRKALVAQMIKEKLRFKPALGAEARGKALLEGKLDSTVQQQQQEEDEKARLLIGLSSADKSSSKKSIFSRRK is encoded by the exons atgtatttcataatCGCAAGCTGCTCCAGGAATTGGTGTTGGGATGTACAGGACGGTGGTTGGGGAGGAGAAGCGTGCACGGTAATTCCGtgttgtgtgtataagtgtgctTCCTCCACCTGTCCCAGGTGTTTAGTGCGCAGGTGGGTGGTGCGGCTCTTCCACGGGCGGCTGAAGGCGGAGCTGCAGATCAAGTCGGTGGGCCTGTTTTCGGTGACGGGCGTCAGCGTGCAGTTCGGGCAGCAGCACACGCTG gaAATCGATAAAATCTGGGTTTCTAGTCGATTGCTGGACCCTGATTTACC gcgATATGTGGCTCTATGTGTGGGCGAGGTCAGAGTGCGCTTTGACCTGCAGGAACCTGTGAATCCCCGCCTACCCCAGAGCAGAGAAGGAGCTTCACCCCACCTGAGCCAacacacgctccgcctactctctcaa ctcctgtcTCTCCATGTGGACAGCGTGAATGTGATGGTGCTGAACCTGGCCCTCACAGAGTCTCTGTGGCACATGACCACCAGCGGCCTCACGCTTCTGCTGCATCACCATGGCGACAG GCTGGCCTGGGACTTCACCCTGTCACAGCTGAGCAGCAAAGTTCTGAGGAGCAGCCAGGTG GATACATGTCTGGCGGAGGTGTCGGTGGGCGTGGCATTGTCAGGTGACGTGAGTCTTCCGGAGCGCCGCCTTGGACGAGTGGAGCTGTGTGTACGCACGCTGCTGGCAGAATTACACGAGGGTCTCTTCCTCAGCCAGTTACACgtacaaagcacacacacag ACGCCGGCGAGCCGGACCAACCGTGTCCCGCACGCACGCGCCTGCAGCTTCAGCACTGGGTTCCTCAGAAGCTCGGCGTGGAGTTCGACAACACCAACATCACTCTGTCGCTGCACAGCCagaagag GCACCTGAACTGGACGCTGAAGTCCCTGAAGCTGGGATACGAACGGGACGACGGGCGGCCGCCCCTTCAGACCCTCCGGCCGGCGCTGACGCTGCCCCACTGCAGCCTGCAGGTCCTGCTGGAGG ATGGGCTGCTGTTGTCCCAGAGTCGGCAGAGAATTGTGTGTTTGAACATGCTGAAGACTGTCCTgcag GTCACGTCGGTGAACGTTTCGGCCGCAGTCACTCTCAACACCTGCATCATCCACTACCGACACCAGGAGTTCTCCCATTGGCTGCAGCTGTTCCCATGGGAACAGTTGAAGAAGGAGAAGGCCGCTGACGCCAACAG GTTCCTGCCGCAGCTTCATGTTCCGGTGATGCTGCACTCGTCCGTGTCCAACGTCAGCCTGTCTGTGCAGCTGGGGGACACGCCTCCCTTCGCCCTGGGCTTCCTCTCCACCTCTGCAG ATCTGCAGCATGTCCTGGAACCGCCTTCCCAGACTGAAGATGGCGACGCCCCCGCTCGGCGTCTGCAGGCGTCGCTGTCGCTGGACCACTTCTGGTGGCGGGTGGGTCAGGGCTCCCATATCCAGCAGGCCCCCCACCCGCCGGGCAAACACGTGTGGGGCGAGGCGCTCATCCTGGACTCCTTCACCCTGCAG GGCGACAACTCGCCTCAGTCtgaaagccccgccccctggcCCTGTGTGAAGGCGGAGTGTGGTCTGAAGGGGCTGCAGGTGGAGGTGTCTGAGACGTGTGCACGCTGTCTGTCCCGCCTACTTTCACTCTTTGCCCCCAATGGCTGCAGGGCGTCCGTACAGGCTCCTCCCCACATAGACTCAACTCCCTCCCCCGGCTCCACCCCCTCAGCTCCCTGGGTTTTTGACGTGGAGTTCAGTTTGGAAGACGCCAACCTCTTCTCTCTGTCGAATGTTGCAG GCGCCGTTGCGACGCGCGTCGACTCTGTCCATGGGCGTGGCTCGGGGGACGGCTCAGATTTGAGGGTACAGGGTATGGCTCTGTCTGTGGTGAAGGTTCTGACCGACAGCATGGAGCCATGTTGCCCCGCGGCCCAGACGCCCCAGCCTGTTGCCAGCCTCACGTCTCTGTGTGTCAAGTTCCAGCCCTCCGCGCCCCGTCTGGAG gtccAGTGTGATGACGCCCTGTCGGTGCGCTGGACTCCAGCTGATCACATGTTCCTCTACCACCACCTGAGTGAGGGTCGGAGCTGCTGGACCATCCTGTCGGAGCCAGAGGACCCCTGTGACTCTGGGGGCgtgtccatggtcctgcaggtggagtTGAGGAGTGTGGTCTTCACCGCGTTTGTGAGCGAGCGGAACTTCATCCAGCTCCAGGTCGACTCCGTCTCCGTCTCACACCGCGGGCCGGAGCTCCGTGCCGCAGCTCCGCATTTGGTCATCAACTTCGACGGCAACGACATCTTCACGTTCTGCCAGGCCGACCTGCAGGCGCTGGATCAGGCGGAGGAGCTGAGCCGCCACAGATCCAACTTCCCGTTCCTCGCCTCCCTGCAGAACCGCGCTTGGATCTTCACCCTCCCCAGCGTCGCCGTGGAGTTCCCCTACCAGTACAACTTCTCCGACACCTTCGACCAGGCCATCAACGTGCAGAAGTGGCTGAAGACCCTCCACCGCGGCGGCGGCACCCCCGAAGCCCAGCGCCTCCCGCCCGACCTGCTGCTCCGCATCAACCAGTTCTCCTTCGTCTTCCTGGACGACGTCTTCGAGATCAAGCTGCGCGACAACTACGAGCTGATGAAGGACGAGAGCAAGGAGAGCGCCAAgcggctgcagctgctggacaGGAAGGTGGCGGAGCTGCGGAAGCAGCACGGCGAGCTGCTGCCGGCGCGCAAGATCGAGGAGCTGTACACCTCGCTGGAGCGCAAGCACATCGAGATCTACATCCAGCGCTCGCGCCGCCTCTACGCCAACACGCCCATGCGCAAGTCGCTGCTCACCTGGACGGCGGCGGACCTGGAGCTGGCGGTGCTGGCCGACCGCTCGCTGCACGGGCCCGAGCGCGTCCACCAGCAGCTCCGCGACATCGACGGCGTCAGCCCGTTCCCCCGCGACGGCCTGCCGCTGGTGGCGCAGTGGTGCCGGGCCGTCCGCGTGCAGCTGTCCTCCTTCCTGG TGCGTATCCGCGACTACCCCCGCTACCTGTTTGAGATTCGGGAGTGGACCCTGTCCGGCCGCATGATGGGTACGGAACAGGACGGGCACCCCCGTGCGCGGCGCAGGCAGGTGGTGCAGCTGGGCGCCCCGTGGGGCGACGTCACGCTCCTCAGGAACATCCCGCCGCTCAAGTTCTACTACGACCTCCGAT CTACGGTCTCCCTCTACACCATTGTGTGGGGTCCCTGCTGGGACCCAGCCTGGACACTGATTGGTCAAGTGGTGGACCTGCTGACCAAGCCCACGGTGGACCCCTCCCCCCCGCTGGCCTGGTGGGATAAGAGTCGGCTGCTGCTCCACGGCCGCTGGGTGATGGACATCGAGCAGGCCAACCTCCACCAGCTCGCTACTGAG GATCCCTATAACACTACAGAGAACCTGCACTGGGAGTGGATCCACCTCAACTTCGAGTGGAACCCTGGACAGTTCGTCTTCAAGGGCGACATGGACGTCAACGTCAGGACCGCGTCCAA GTACGATGACATCTGTTTCCTTCATCTCCCCAATCTATGGATGACCCTTGACCTCCAGTGGCTTTGCCATGGCAACCCCCATGACCACCATGCTGTAATGCTGTGTTGTGGGGAGAATGTGGCCGACGTGACGTCAGGCCAACCCCACGATTCGTACCGGGCTTTCCGCTCCGAGAACCTGAACTTGTCGATCACCATGGACCTCAAACAGCATTCCAACGCAG AACCGTGCCTGCCCAAAATCCTCCTGTACAGCAGCACCCTGCGCTGGATGCAGAACTTCTGGGCCACGTGGACGAGTGTGTCGCGGCCCATCTGCCGCGGGAAACTCTTCCACAGTCTGCGGCCCGTCAAGAAGAAGTTGGGCCAACACTACAAGCAGCTTTCCTACACCGCGTCCTTCCCTCAGCTACAG GTGCATTACTGGGCTTCGTTTGCACAGCAGCGTGGGGTCCAGCTGGAATGTTCCAAGGGTCAGGTCTTCACCAGAGGGGCTCAGAGACTCGTTCCGCAGG CTGGGACGGTCATGCGCAGGCTGATCTCGGAGTGGAACGTGACTCAGATGGTCAGCGACCTCTCACTGGTCACGGTCCACCTCATGGCGTCCACCTGGGACGAGACGGCTGACCACCAGATCAACGCACAGGTGAAAAAGACCCACCTTCTCAGCCTGTCCTCCCTGAGCTACCAGCGGCAGAGCAACCGCACAGAGGAG GAGGTGAGCACCAAAGATGAGAGCAATGCCTCCTACACCCACCGGTTGTGTCTGGTGGACCTGCGCGCCTCTTGGACCGCGACCAATCGCAACATTGCCTTCGGCCTGTACGACGGCTACAAGAAGGCCGCCGTCCTGAAGAGGAACCTGTCCACCGAGGCTCTCAAGGGGCTGAGAATTGACACGCAGCTGCAGATGAAGAAGCTGAAGCGCAGCATGTCCGCCTACGTCCCCAGCCACACCCCTACGGCCACACCCACACCAGTAACCACACCCATCACAAGCCGTGCGGACAGAAGTGAAG GGTCCTCCATGCTGCAGAAGCTGATCGAGGAGACGGACAAGTTTGTGGTTTTCTCGGAGGAGGAGTCGGGTGTGAGCGACCAGCTCTGTGGCATCGCCGCCTGTCAGACCGACGATGTGTACAACCGCAACTGGTTCATCGAACTGGTCAACGGGCAG ATGATGCTCCGTGGAACCGAGACCGGGGGCTGCGTCTTGGTGTCGGCGGCAAAAGCGCAGCTCCTGCAGAACGAGCACCACCCGGCCTGGTACAGCGACTctctgaagcagaagaccacctGGACGTGTCTGCTGGACGGGATGCAGTACTTCGCCACCATGGAGTCTGGGCCGTCCGAGCAGGAGGACTGGCAGCTGTGGCTGGAG GTGAAGAACATTGAGGAACAGCGGCAGCGTCCTCTGGACTCCGTGTTGGAGCTGATGGAGAGTGGACAGGCGGTGGGGGGGATGGTCAGCACGAccacag ACTGGAACGTGCCCTCTCAGGTGCAGGAGACCCAGCAGGTGCAGCGCATCATCTCCCGCTGCAGCTGTCGCATGTACTACATCAGCTACAGCCACGACATCGACCCCGAGCTCGCCACGCAGATCAAACCGCCCGAGATCCGGCACCATCGCGAGAAGGAGGACCTGCTGAAGAAGCAGGCCG GAGCCGTGGACACGTTCACCCTCATCCACCACGACCTGGAGATCTCCACCAACCCTGTACAGTACACCATGATCCTGGACATAGTCAACAACCTGCTGCTCCACGTTGAGCCCAAACGGAAG GAGCACAGTGAGAAGAAGCAGCGCGTTCGGTTCCAGCTGGAGATCTCCAGCAACCCGGAGGAGCAGCGCAGCAGCATCCTGCACCTGCAGGAGTCGGTCAGGCAGCACGTCGCCCAGATCCGGCGCCTGGAGAAGCAGATCTACTCCAACATACGG TCCCAGTTGGACGAGCAGCGCAGTAACGAGCTGACGGACATCAACCTGCAGCTGCAGAACCAGTTGAACCAGGAGAAGATTGACCTGCAGCTGAAGAGTGAGGAGCTCAACATCCTGATTAG GTGTTTCAAGGACTTCCAGCTGCAGAGGGCCAATAAGCTGGAGCTGCGGAAGCCTCCGGAAGACGTCAGCGTGGTGCGGTGCACCGAGATCTACTTCGCCCAGGCGCGCTGGTGTCTGACAGAGGAGGACGGGCAGCTAGGTATCGCAGAGCTGGAGCTGCAGAGGTTCATGTACAGCAAG TTGAACAAGTCAGATGACACAGCGGAGCATCTGCTGGAGCTCGGCTGGTTCACCATGAACAACCTGCTGCCCAACGCCGCCTACAAG GTGGTGCTCCGACCCCAGAGTCCCTGCCAATCAGGACGGCAGCTTGCCCTGCGCATCTTCAGTAAGGTCCGCCCTCCCGTGGGCGGGATCTCTGTGAAGGAGCACTTTGAG GTGAACGTGGTTCCTCTGACCATCCAGCTGCAGTACCAGTTCTTCCGCAGGATGATGGGATTCTTCTTCCCTGGCAGgaatgtggaggaggaggaggttggAGACGAAGAGGATAAATTCCGACTGGTTACTACAG GAATCCCTGTTGTAAAACCACGGCAACTGTCAGATGACGCCATTGCAGGGTTGGGCGCTGGCAAAGGGGGCAGCCAGGGGCTGAACCGCACAGCCGGAGTCAGGAGGTCGTTCAGAAAGGCCCCGGAG CATCCTGTCGACGACATTGACAAGATGAAGGAACGAGCGGCGATGAACAACTCCTTCATCTACATCAAGATCCCTCAGGTGCCGCTGTGCGTCAGCTACAAG gcggAGAAGAGTGGTGTTGACTGGAAGGATCTTACCTTGGTCCTGCCTTGTCTCGAGTATCACAACAACACTTGGACGTGGCTGGACTTCGCTATGGCTGTGAAAAGGGACAGTCGGAAAGCACTGGTGgctcag ATGATCAAGGAGAAGCTGCGCTTTAAGCCGGCGCTGGGCGCCGAGGCTCGTGGGAAGGCGCTTTTGGAGGGGAAGCTGGACAGCactgtccagcagcagcagcaggaggaggatgaaAAAGCCCGGCTTCTAATTGGTCTCAGCTCTGCCGACAAGAGCTCCAGCAAGAAGAGCATCTTCAGCCGCCGCAAGTGA